One segment of uncultured Tolumonas sp. DNA contains the following:
- a CDS encoding peptidase U32 family protein: protein MELLCPAGSLPALKTAIDNGADAVYIGFKDDTNARHFAGLNFDDKKLQRAVEYVHQHQRKLHIAINTFAHPGSAARWQAAVDRGVELGADALIIADIAVLDYTRQRYPEQEIHLSVQASATNSAAVRFYKENFNIQRVVLPRVLSMHQVRQLSRETDVPLEVFAFGSLCIMAEGRCYLSSYLTGESPNTVGACSPAKYVRWEETANGLESRLNGVLIDRYQQGENAGYPTLCKGRYNTNEHVFHTLEEPTSLNTLSLLPELFETGVTSVKIEGRQRSPAYVEQVTKVWRAAIDAYKKNPAQYQVSTEWDKQLAAVSEGSQTTLGAYHRQWQ from the coding sequence ATGGAGCTATTGTGCCCCGCTGGTAGTTTGCCAGCGCTGAAAACCGCCATTGATAATGGTGCGGATGCGGTTTATATCGGCTTTAAAGATGATACGAATGCACGACATTTTGCTGGCCTGAATTTTGATGACAAAAAACTGCAACGCGCGGTGGAATACGTTCATCAGCATCAGCGCAAATTGCATATCGCAATTAATACCTTTGCCCACCCTGGTAGTGCCGCCCGCTGGCAAGCCGCAGTCGATCGCGGTGTGGAATTGGGTGCCGATGCGCTGATCATTGCCGATATCGCCGTGCTCGATTACACGCGTCAGCGTTATCCTGAACAGGAGATCCATTTATCGGTTCAGGCATCAGCAACCAACAGCGCTGCCGTGCGTTTTTACAAAGAAAATTTCAACATCCAGCGCGTTGTGTTGCCTCGGGTTTTATCCATGCATCAGGTTCGACAACTGTCGCGGGAAACAGACGTACCGCTGGAAGTATTCGCGTTTGGCAGCCTGTGCATTATGGCGGAAGGTCGCTGTTATCTCTCGTCATACCTGACGGGTGAAAGCCCAAATACCGTAGGCGCCTGTTCGCCAGCAAAATATGTGCGCTGGGAAGAAACCGCAAATGGTCTGGAATCTCGGTTGAACGGTGTGTTGATTGATCGTTATCAGCAAGGGGAAAACGCCGGTTACCCAACCCTGTGTAAAGGCCGCTACAACACCAACGAGCATGTTTTCCATACCTTGGAAGAACCAACCAGCCTGAATACCTTGTCTTTGCTACCAGAATTATTTGAGACCGGCGTGACATCGGTAAAAATCGAAGGTCGTCAGCGCAGCCCGGCATACGTGGAACAAGTCACTAAAGTATGGCGTGCCGCCATCGATGCTTATAAGAAAAACCCAGCACAATATCAAGTCAGTACCGAGTGGGATAAACAGTTAGCGGCTGTCTCTGAAGGCAGTCAGACCACGCTGGGTGCCTATCACCGGCAGTGGCAATAG
- the rpiA gene encoding ribose-5-phosphate isomerase RpiA, with protein MTQDEMKKAVGQAALAYVQPNTIIGVGTGSTVNCFIDALASIKDQIKAAVSSSEASTARLQALGITVVDLNDVTEFDIYVDGADEINPQMEMIKGGGAALTREKIVAAVAKRFICIADSTKQVEVLGQFPLPVEVIPLAREYVTRELKKLGGNPVYREGVITDNHCQILDVHGLQIHDAKAFEQQVNQIPGVVTVGLFAHRGADVALIGSADGVKTIG; from the coding sequence ATGACACAGGACGAAATGAAGAAAGCAGTGGGGCAAGCCGCATTAGCTTATGTTCAACCCAACACAATTATCGGTGTAGGCACAGGCTCAACAGTTAATTGCTTTATTGATGCCTTAGCCAGTATCAAAGATCAAATCAAAGCGGCAGTATCCAGTTCCGAAGCATCTACTGCTCGACTGCAAGCTTTAGGCATTACTGTTGTTGATCTGAATGACGTAACTGAATTTGATATCTATGTTGATGGTGCTGATGAAATCAACCCACAAATGGAAATGATCAAAGGTGGTGGTGCCGCACTGACTCGCGAAAAAATCGTTGCTGCAGTCGCCAAACGTTTTATCTGTATTGCAGACTCAACCAAACAAGTTGAAGTATTAGGTCAATTCCCATTGCCTGTAGAAGTGATCCCGCTGGCTCGTGAATACGTTACTCGGGAATTAAAAAAATTGGGCGGAAATCCAGTATATCGCGAAGGTGTGATCACCGATAACCACTGCCAGATCCTGGATGTACATGGTCTGCAGATCCATGATGCCAAAGCATTTGAACAGCAAGTAAATCAGATCCCAGGTGTAGTGACTGTCGGTTTGTTTGCTCACCGTGGTGCAGACGTAGCACTCATCGGTTCAGCAGATGGTGTAAAAACTATCGGTTAA
- the queA gene encoding tRNA preQ1(34) S-adenosylmethionine ribosyltransferase-isomerase QueA, with protein MLVSDFQFDLPDELIARYPMPERSASRLLQLDGNSGEIKQGQFRDVLELLQPGDLLVFNNTRVIPARMFGQKASGGKLEILVERIIDTHRVLAHVRASKAPKPGSVILLEQGYSAEMVARHDALFELHFAGETPVLDILNQIGHMPLPPYIDRPDENSDKERYQTVYNERPGAVAAPTAGLHFDQPLLDALQQKGIELAFVTLHVGAGTFQPVRVERLEDHQMHSEYAEVPAEVIEKINATRARGGRVVAVGTTSVRSLETAAQASLKAGTPLSPFFGDTSIFIYPGYQYQVVDALITNFHLPGSTLIMLVSAFAGYQNVMQAYQEAITSGYRFFSYGDAMFITRQTNATQG; from the coding sequence ATGCTTGTATCTGATTTTCAGTTTGATTTGCCCGACGAACTCATTGCTCGCTATCCAATGCCGGAGCGTAGTGCCAGCCGTTTATTGCAGCTGGATGGTAACAGCGGCGAAATCAAACAAGGGCAATTTCGTGATGTGTTGGAATTGCTGCAGCCTGGTGATCTGCTGGTGTTCAATAACACCCGTGTGATCCCTGCACGCATGTTTGGTCAGAAAGCCAGCGGTGGTAAGCTGGAGATCCTGGTTGAGCGAATTATTGATACCCATCGCGTACTGGCGCATGTACGTGCTTCGAAGGCGCCGAAACCTGGCTCCGTTATTTTACTGGAGCAGGGCTATTCTGCGGAGATGGTAGCCCGGCACGACGCACTATTTGAATTACATTTTGCCGGTGAAACACCGGTATTGGATATTCTGAATCAGATCGGCCATATGCCACTGCCGCCATATATTGATCGTCCAGATGAAAACTCTGATAAAGAGCGTTATCAGACTGTTTATAATGAACGCCCTGGTGCAGTAGCCGCACCGACTGCCGGGCTGCATTTTGATCAGCCTCTGTTGGATGCATTACAACAGAAGGGCATCGAACTCGCTTTTGTCACGTTGCATGTGGGTGCTGGCACATTTCAGCCAGTGCGGGTTGAGCGACTGGAAGATCACCAGATGCACAGCGAATATGCAGAAGTGCCTGCAGAAGTGATTGAAAAGATTAATGCTACTCGCGCGCGCGGAGGGCGAGTCGTTGCTGTAGGCACAACGTCCGTCCGTTCGTTAGAAACGGCTGCGCAGGCATCGTTAAAGGCAGGCACACCACTTTCACCTTTCTTTGGTGATACCAGCATCTTTATTTATCCTGGCTATCAATATCAGGTAGTTGATGCATTGATCACCAATTTTCATTTACCCGGCTCGACACTGATCATGCTGGTCTCTGCTTTTGCAGGTTATCAAAATGTGATGCAAGCCTATCAGGAAGCAATAACATCCGGTTATCGTTTCTTTAGTTATGGCGATGCCATGTTTATTACACGGCAAACCAACGCCACTCAGGGCTAA
- the secF gene encoding protein translocase subunit SecF: MFQLLKPGHTIPFMKVAMPATIISGILILLSVITIATKGFNWGLDFTGGTIAELKFTTPAVLDDVRSSLTKQGLDGALVQYYGSTKDVVIRIAPKGDLTQQKISDGVEKSATALDSSVKLTRLEYVGPTVGAELANQGFMAMLAALGCILVYVALRFEWRMATGAVLSLGHDVLITLGVFSWTQMEFDLTVLAAVLTVIGYSLNDTIVVFDRVRENARRIRNETMRNIIDVSMTETLSRTLITSGTTLVTVIALYWKGGPMIHGFATALLLGIGFGTYSSIYVASAWAMYLKMKREDLMPKMVEKEGAEERYEP; this comes from the coding sequence ATGTTTCAGCTATTAAAACCGGGACACACCATTCCCTTTATGAAAGTGGCCATGCCGGCCACTATTATCTCTGGCATTTTGATCCTGTTGTCTGTAATTACGATTGCGACAAAAGGGTTTAACTGGGGGCTGGATTTTACCGGCGGTACTATTGCGGAATTAAAATTCACGACCCCCGCGGTGTTGGATGATGTTCGTTCTTCATTGACCAAACAAGGGTTAGACGGTGCATTGGTGCAGTATTACGGCTCGACTAAAGATGTCGTTATTCGTATTGCACCGAAAGGCGATCTGACTCAGCAGAAGATTTCTGATGGTGTTGAGAAGAGTGCAACAGCGCTTGATAGCAGCGTTAAACTGACACGTCTGGAATATGTAGGGCCAACTGTCGGTGCAGAACTCGCTAATCAAGGGTTTATGGCGATGCTGGCTGCACTGGGTTGTATTCTGGTGTATGTGGCTCTGCGTTTCGAATGGCGTATGGCGACAGGTGCTGTGCTGTCATTAGGTCATGACGTGTTGATTACTCTGGGTGTCTTTTCATGGACACAAATGGAGTTTGATCTGACCGTTCTGGCGGCGGTGTTAACCGTTATCGGTTATTCCCTGAATGATACCATCGTGGTTTTTGACCGAGTGCGTGAAAATGCACGCCGTATTCGTAATGAAACCATGCGCAACATCATTGATGTATCCATGACTGAAACACTGAGCAGAACGTTGATCACCTCTGGTACAACCTTGGTTACTGTTATTGCGCTGTACTGGAAAGGCGGCCCGATGATCCATGGTTTTGCTACCGCACTGCTGCTTGGTATCGGCTTTGGTACTTACTCTTCTATCTATGTTGCTAGTGCTTGGGCAATGTATCTGAAGATGAAACGTGAAGATTTGATGCCAAAAATGGTTGAAAAAGAAGGCGCTGAAGAGCGTTACGAACCGTAG
- a CDS encoding serine protease: protein MLRSIMIFIIFGFISATSAYANTPATYIVGGTTVNSAPSWMAALWITTGSNVGFCSGTLIDSQWIMTAAHCVDVSDSQGHAPTITAVIGQADLTVITSQAIVDSIIVYSGYDSSTMYGDIALLHLTTPQYNQTITLPYSNESAYLVTGIQMRVYGWGETEAGVTAANASATNFLQTTTLTYSGFDSDFPDHIFAGDYGKDTCFGDSGSPLLYGGIQYGITSFGFNTTCATGVPGGYTDVSYYSRWIDNTLGWAQSSDSSSSGGGGDLELVILGLALLLLRLRFRFQI, encoded by the coding sequence ATGCTGCGTTCTATTATGATTTTTATCATTTTTGGGTTCATATCAGCCACTTCTGCTTATGCTAATACGCCTGCAACTTACATCGTAGGCGGCACAACCGTAAATTCAGCACCTTCATGGATGGCCGCATTATGGATCACAACAGGATCAAATGTTGGTTTTTGTAGTGGTACTTTGATTGACTCACAATGGATCATGACCGCGGCACATTGCGTTGATGTCTCTGATAGTCAGGGCCACGCCCCGACCATTACAGCTGTAATCGGCCAAGCTGATTTAACGGTTATAACGTCCCAAGCTATTGTTGATTCCATTATTGTGTATTCCGGTTATGACAGCTCAACGATGTACGGCGATATCGCTTTATTACACCTGACGACTCCACAATATAATCAAACCATCACCCTTCCCTACAGTAACGAGTCTGCTTATTTGGTAACTGGCATTCAAATGAGAGTATACGGCTGGGGGGAAACCGAAGCTGGCGTGACAGCAGCAAATGCATCAGCGACCAATTTTCTACAAACAACAACGCTGACCTATAGCGGATTTGATAGTGATTTCCCCGACCATATATTTGCTGGTGATTATGGTAAAGATACTTGCTTTGGTGATAGTGGTAGCCCTTTGCTTTATGGCGGTATCCAGTACGGTATAACCAGCTTTGGTTTCAATACGACTTGCGCTACCGGTGTGCCTGGTGGATATACCGATGTCAGCTATTATAGTCGCTGGATTGATAACACGCTGGGGTGGGCTCAAAGCTCTGATAGCAGTTCAAGCGGTGGTGGCGGTGATCTCGAACTGGTAATACTCGGATTGGCATTATTACTACTTCGGTTGCGCTTTCGTTTTCAGATATAA
- the tgt gene encoding tRNA guanosine(34) transglycosylase Tgt, which produces MKFELKKTQGRARRGSLVFDRGVVETPAFMPVGTYGTVKGMTPEEVKETGAQILLGNTFHLWLRPGQDIMRKHGDLHDFMNWHGPILTDSGGFQVFSLGDIRKIKEEGVHFRNPINGEKIFLSPEKSMEIQHDLGSDIVMIFDECTPYPATHDVAKKSMELSLRWAARSRQRFNDLENKNALFGIVQGGVYEDLRDVSLKALVEIGFDGYAVGGLAVGEPKEDMHRILEHVCPQLPQDKPRYLMGVGKPEDLVEGVRRGIDMFDCVMPTRNARNGHLFTTNGVIKIRNAKHRDDISTLDAECDCYTCKNYTRSYLYHLDRCNEILGARLNTIHNLRYYQRLMQGLRDAIDAGTLDDFIADFYQRQGKPVPALD; this is translated from the coding sequence ATGAAATTTGAACTGAAAAAGACCCAAGGCCGCGCACGCCGTGGCAGCTTAGTGTTTGATCGCGGTGTGGTTGAAACTCCTGCTTTTATGCCTGTCGGCACCTACGGCACAGTAAAAGGTATGACACCGGAAGAAGTTAAAGAGACCGGTGCGCAGATCCTGCTGGGGAATACTTTCCACTTGTGGCTGCGTCCGGGCCAAGACATCATGCGCAAACATGGTGATTTGCATGATTTCATGAATTGGCACGGCCCGATCCTGACCGATTCTGGCGGATTCCAAGTGTTCAGCCTCGGTGATATCCGCAAGATCAAAGAAGAAGGGGTGCATTTCCGTAACCCGATCAATGGTGAAAAAATTTTCCTGTCACCTGAAAAATCAATGGAAATTCAGCACGATCTTGGTTCTGACATCGTGATGATTTTTGATGAATGTACACCATATCCGGCTACACATGATGTGGCCAAAAAATCGATGGAACTGTCACTGCGCTGGGCAGCCCGTTCCCGCCAACGTTTTAATGATCTTGAAAATAAAAACGCCTTGTTTGGTATTGTGCAGGGCGGTGTTTACGAAGATCTGCGTGATGTATCGTTAAAGGCGTTGGTTGAAATCGGCTTTGATGGTTATGCCGTCGGTGGGTTAGCGGTTGGTGAGCCGAAAGAAGATATGCACCGGATCCTGGAACATGTTTGCCCACAACTGCCGCAAGATAAACCACGCTACCTGATGGGTGTTGGTAAACCGGAAGATCTGGTGGAAGGTGTTCGCCGTGGTATTGATATGTTCGACTGTGTGATGCCAACCCGCAATGCGCGTAATGGTCACTTGTTTACAACGAACGGCGTCATCAAAATTCGCAATGCAAAACACCGTGATGACATTTCTACACTAGATGCAGAATGTGATTGTTATACCTGTAAAAACTATACCCGTTCTTATTTGTATCATCTGGATCGCTGTAATGAGATTTTAGGTGCTCGCCTGAATACCATTCATAACCTGCGTTATTACCAACGATTGATGCAAGGTTTGCGGGATGCTATCGATGCAGGTACATTAGACGACTTTATAGCAGATTTTTATCAGCGTCAGGGTAAACCTGTTCCAGCGCTTGATTAA
- a CDS encoding rhodanese-like domain-containing protein → MQHNPRFLAFVNEVRQRVNEVDVHQVKRWMEQNRPFVLLDVREESEWAKGHLPSAQYLGRGILERDIETRYPELNTPLVLYCGGGFRSVLAANNLQQMGYRDVISMDGGYRGWVEANYPVEEDF, encoded by the coding sequence ATGCAACATAATCCGCGGTTTCTGGCTTTTGTAAATGAAGTACGTCAACGAGTCAATGAAGTTGATGTGCATCAGGTTAAACGCTGGATGGAACAAAATCGACCTTTCGTATTACTGGATGTCCGTGAAGAGAGTGAATGGGCTAAAGGACATTTACCATCTGCACAATATTTGGGACGGGGTATTCTCGAACGCGATATTGAGACGCGTTATCCTGAACTAAATACGCCACTGGTGCTATATTGTGGAGGTGGCTTTCGTTCTGTATTGGCGGCTAATAATCTGCAACAAATGGGTTATCGTGATGTCATCAGTATGGATGGTGGTTATCGGGGATGGGTTGAGGCAAATTATCCCGTTGAGGAAGATTTCTGA
- the yajC gene encoding preprotein translocase subunit YajC — protein MSLFANAYAADGGAASSVTGGIEQIAIVGIFLLFFYFFILRPQSKRAKEQKNLMSSLGKGDEVLTSGGLVGKIAKIAADNDYLVLALNDQTTITIKKDFITAVLPKGTIQSL, from the coding sequence ATGAGTCTTTTTGCTAATGCTTATGCGGCTGACGGTGGTGCGGCATCTTCTGTGACTGGTGGTATTGAGCAGATCGCTATTGTGGGTATTTTTCTGCTGTTTTTCTATTTCTTCATCCTGCGTCCACAGTCAAAACGTGCGAAAGAACAGAAAAACCTGATGAGCTCACTGGGTAAAGGCGATGAGGTTCTGACTTCAGGTGGTCTGGTTGGCAAAATTGCGAAAATTGCTGCCGACAACGATTATTTGGTTCTGGCCTTGAATGATCAGACTACCATCACCATTAAGAAAGACTTCATCACTGCAGTATTACCAAAGGGCACTATTCAGTCTCTGTAG
- a CDS encoding U32 family peptidase, with product MYFSLGPLLYFWPKADVETFYQQASQSTARDIYLGETVCSKRREMKLTDWMELARELQNAGKRVILSTLALIQSPSELKEMQRWVNNGGCMIEANDLGAVQLAYEQKMPFVCGPAINCYNADVISLLLRKGMQRWTMPVELSRDWLAELLDDCRTRGLRNQFEVEVFAYGHLPLAYSARCFTARALNRAKDDCQLACLQYPQGMTAESQEGEQVFVLNGIQTQSGHCYNLINQLAEMEGLVDVIRLSPEQETLSWLEKFQAQLQSPVKHVLPAKECNGYWQRVAGMQLC from the coding sequence ATGTATTTTTCCCTTGGCCCATTACTCTATTTCTGGCCAAAAGCGGATGTCGAAACCTTTTATCAGCAGGCAAGTCAAAGTACCGCTCGTGATATTTATTTAGGTGAAACGGTTTGTAGCAAACGTCGTGAAATGAAATTAACCGACTGGATGGAACTAGCGCGTGAGCTGCAAAATGCCGGTAAACGCGTCATTTTGTCGACCTTAGCCCTGATTCAAAGCCCATCCGAACTCAAAGAGATGCAACGTTGGGTCAATAATGGCGGTTGTATGATCGAAGCCAATGACCTGGGTGCCGTGCAGTTGGCTTATGAGCAAAAAATGCCGTTTGTCTGCGGCCCGGCCATTAACTGTTATAACGCCGATGTAATCAGTCTGCTCTTAAGAAAAGGCATGCAACGCTGGACAATGCCTGTAGAGCTGTCGCGTGACTGGTTAGCTGAATTACTGGATGATTGCCGCACACGAGGCTTACGCAATCAGTTTGAGGTTGAAGTCTTTGCTTATGGCCATTTACCACTCGCCTACTCTGCGCGTTGCTTTACCGCTCGTGCACTCAACCGGGCGAAAGACGATTGCCAGTTGGCTTGTCTGCAATATCCGCAAGGGATGACCGCAGAGAGCCAAGAAGGTGAGCAAGTATTCGTACTGAATGGTATTCAAACCCAATCCGGTCACTGTTATAACCTGATCAATCAACTGGCTGAGATGGAAGGTCTGGTGGATGTGATTCGCCTCAGCCCAGAGCAGGAAACACTGAGTTGGCTGGAGAAATTTCAAGCGCAGTTACAATCACCGGTAAAACATGTGCTGCCAGCAAAAGAGTGTAATGGTTACTGGCAACGCGTTGCCGGCATGCAACTTTGTTAA
- the secD gene encoding protein translocase subunit SecD, giving the protein MLNRYPLWKYLMVALVVIIGTLYSAPNLYGEDPALQVSAIRGHDVKADTMDLVKKSLDDAKISIKSAVLENSQILVRFNNTDDQLHAKELVTQALGDKFITALNLAPSTPKWLSSIGAGPLKLGLDLRGGVHFLMEVDMDEAVNKAQEQLVQDFRTELREDNIRYSGVRRAGSEVVVAFRDTDTQQKALAHLRKRHADITLVDSEDKGQFWIKASMSEKKLKAITEDALEQNITIIRNRVNELGVAEPLVQRQGAARIVVELPGIQDTARAKEILGATATLEFRLVDENADASAAVNGQVPANSQLFYDRNGRPVVLQKRIILTGDHITGSSSGVDEYSRPQVSIKLDGVGGNRMSMATKDSIGKAMASVFIEYKPVGEPGADGKRRIEKHEEVINVATIQSRLGSDFRITGIDNTQEAHNLSLLLRSGALTAPIQIVEERTIGPSMGQANIDSGLSALGMGMLILVVFMAVYYKLFGMVANIALMFNVVLLVGVMSMIPGATMTLPGIAGIVLTLGMAVDANVLIYERIREELRAGRGVQQAIHLGYERAFSTIADSNVTTLITALILFAVGTGAVRGFALVLMIGILCSMFTAITGSRAIVNLVWGGRKVNKLSI; this is encoded by the coding sequence GTGTTAAATCGGTATCCTCTGTGGAAGTATCTGATGGTGGCCCTCGTGGTCATCATCGGTACACTTTATTCCGCACCTAATCTTTACGGCGAAGATCCTGCATTGCAGGTTTCAGCTATCCGTGGTCACGATGTCAAAGCTGATACCATGGATTTAGTTAAAAAATCGCTGGATGACGCCAAAATTTCAATTAAAAGCGCCGTACTGGAAAATAGCCAGATACTGGTTCGCTTCAATAACACTGATGATCAGCTGCATGCGAAAGAGCTGGTTACACAAGCACTGGGCGACAAATTTATCACCGCATTGAACCTGGCTCCATCTACACCTAAATGGTTAAGCTCGATTGGTGCTGGTCCGTTGAAGCTGGGTCTCGACTTACGTGGTGGCGTGCACTTCCTGATGGAAGTGGATATGGATGAAGCTGTTAATAAAGCGCAGGAACAGCTGGTTCAGGATTTCCGTACCGAATTGCGTGAAGACAATATCCGTTATTCTGGTGTGCGTCGTGCAGGTAGTGAAGTCGTTGTTGCTTTCCGTGATACCGATACACAGCAAAAAGCATTAGCTCATCTGCGTAAACGTCACGCAGACATCACGCTGGTTGATTCAGAAGACAAAGGTCAGTTCTGGATCAAAGCGTCAATGTCTGAAAAGAAACTGAAAGCTATCACTGAAGATGCGCTGGAACAGAACATCACCATCATTCGTAATCGTGTGAATGAATTAGGTGTGGCGGAACCATTGGTGCAACGTCAGGGTGCTGCGCGCATTGTGGTTGAGCTGCCTGGTATCCAAGACACAGCCCGTGCGAAAGAAATTCTGGGTGCTACTGCGACATTGGAATTCCGTCTGGTTGATGAAAATGCTGATGCCTCTGCGGCAGTGAACGGCCAAGTTCCGGCGAATTCACAGCTGTTTTACGACCGTAATGGCCGCCCTGTTGTTCTGCAAAAACGTATTATCCTAACTGGGGATCATATTACAGGTTCTTCTTCCGGTGTTGATGAATACAGCCGCCCACAGGTTAGTATTAAACTTGATGGGGTAGGCGGGAACCGTATGTCGATGGCGACCAAAGACAGTATTGGTAAAGCCATGGCGTCAGTGTTCATTGAATACAAGCCGGTTGGTGAGCCGGGTGCAGATGGTAAACGTCGTATCGAAAAACATGAAGAAGTCATCAACGTAGCGACAATCCAATCTCGTCTGGGTAGTGATTTCCGCATTACTGGTATCGACAATACTCAGGAAGCACACAATTTATCGTTGCTGTTGCGTTCAGGCGCTCTGACTGCGCCGATCCAGATCGTTGAAGAACGTACTATCGGCCCAAGCATGGGACAAGCGAATATCGATAGCGGTTTATCAGCATTGGGCATGGGGATGTTGATCCTCGTCGTCTTCATGGCTGTTTACTACAAACTGTTCGGTATGGTGGCCAATATTGCGCTGATGTTTAACGTGGTATTACTGGTCGGTGTGATGTCGATGATCCCGGGGGCGACCATGACATTGCCTGGTATCGCGGGGATTGTGTTAACACTCGGTATGGCAGTCGATGCGAACGTTCTGATCTACGAACGTATTCGTGAAGAGTTACGCGCAGGCCGTGGTGTACAGCAAGCCATCCATCTTGGCTATGAACGTGCGTTCTCGACCATTGCTGACTCTAACGTAACCACCTTGATCACTGCATTGATTTTGTTTGCGGTGGGAACCGGTGCTGTTCGTGGTTTCGCATTGGTACTGATGATCGGTATTCTTTGCTCTATGTTCACTGCGATCACGGGTAGCCGTGCCATTGTTAACCTCGTCTGGGGTGGTCGCAAAGTGAATAAGTTATCGATTTAA
- the nlpI gene encoding lipoprotein NlpI, whose protein sequence is MELWNRIGRLSCVVVVWSLVGCSQHGGALSTAAKNMQPPSVVLATPLQVTYQNELALARLGQLLASNDLNSDQRAALFYERGMMFDKVGLRTMARIDFSRALREKPDFAEAYNFIGVYLTQQQDFDNAYDAFDSALELAPGYDYAYLNRGIALYYAHRPELAMKDMQVFQERKPDDPYRTLWLFLTSAQLDQNKAMQTLMQQYDSHHNDEWGWNIVAVYTGKQAPAEFIRRIADSTSSNRQLAEHLCEAYFYLAKLSQLQGNSDAADAYFKLSLANNVYDFIEHRYALLELQLANQAPNSYPAELDLDSE, encoded by the coding sequence TTGGAATTGTGGAATCGGATAGGACGCCTTAGTTGTGTCGTCGTTGTGTGGTCTTTGGTTGGCTGCAGTCAGCATGGCGGTGCTTTATCTACTGCCGCAAAAAATATGCAGCCTCCCTCTGTTGTCTTGGCGACACCGTTGCAGGTGACCTATCAGAATGAGTTGGCGCTGGCTCGGTTAGGGCAGTTATTGGCGTCGAATGACCTGAATAGTGATCAACGCGCGGCTTTGTTTTATGAACGCGGCATGATGTTCGATAAAGTCGGCCTGCGAACGATGGCGCGGATCGATTTCTCCCGCGCCTTACGTGAAAAACCCGACTTTGCTGAAGCCTATAATTTTATTGGTGTTTATCTGACGCAACAGCAAGATTTTGACAATGCCTACGATGCATTTGATTCTGCGCTGGAATTGGCACCGGGTTATGATTATGCCTATCTGAACCGGGGAATTGCGCTGTATTACGCCCATCGTCCTGAATTGGCAATGAAAGACATGCAGGTCTTTCAAGAGCGGAAACCGGATGATCCTTATCGTACCTTGTGGCTGTTTCTGACAAGTGCACAACTGGATCAAAACAAGGCCATGCAAACCCTGATGCAGCAGTATGACAGCCACCACAATGATGAATGGGGTTGGAATATTGTTGCGGTTTATACTGGTAAACAAGCACCAGCTGAGTTTATTCGCCGTATTGCTGATAGCACCAGCAGCAATCGTCAGTTAGCAGAACATTTGTGTGAAGCTTATTTCTATCTGGCAAAATTATCCCAGTTGCAGGGTAACAGTGATGCTGCGGATGCCTATTTCAAATTATCATTAGCAAATAATGTGTATGATTTTATTGAACATCGCTATGCGTTACTGGAATTACAACTGGCGAATCAAGCCCCAAACAGTTATCCAGCAGAATTAGATTTAGATTCTGAATAG